A genomic stretch from Apis cerana isolate GH-2021 linkage group LG7, AcerK_1.0, whole genome shotgun sequence includes:
- the LOC107993139 gene encoding uncharacterized protein LOC107993139: MDTNTKLCQGKDIFERMNYLYQASYLMALKNRVAASYYGNIMVGCAKKSVLRIEPDIKRTICKCCQSPLIPGETAKVRLISKPIKSVKWTCLTCLSIKRYPTKKGYKLWIEQPNSIVQIFNYGSKLLDNKSNKKEKNSLDKEEHMDIEKN, encoded by the exons gaaagaatgaaTTATCTGTACcag gcAAGTTATTTAATGGCTTTGAAAAATAGAGTAGCAGCATCATATTATGGAAACATAATGGTTGGTTGTGCaaaaaaatctgttttaaGAAT agaACCTGATATTAAGAGAACAATTTGTAAATGTTGTCAATCTCCCCTTATACCTGGTGAAACTGCAAAAGTACGATTAATATCAAAACCTATAAAAAGTGTAAAATGGACATGTTTAACATGTTTAAGTATTAAAAGATACCCTAcaaaaaaaggatataaatTATGGATAGAACAACCTAATTCGATAgtccaaattttcaattatggatcaaaattattagataataaatctaataagaaagaaaaaaatagcttAGATAAAGAAGAACATATggatattgagaaaaattaa
- the LOC107993181 gene encoding cadherin-87A isoform X2 yields the protein MGQLIILAAKEDIYASNEQDGLNNETTGVEIKVADIQNSPPEFLDSLTGVVREDDPIGTLVMTVKARDGDRGMPRKMIYELVTNPFDYFLLDDETGELRTAKPLNREALKDSTGVLTLKVRARELIDGMPGNDNLTVSTAEATVTIKDVNDEPPTFNRREYNIEIPENVPNGTPLPHLDMTVKDPDVGLNSVFSLRLEDITDGAFTIEPTMATGSTSVNIRVANGSLDYENPNQRKFIILVVAEEVHTDPKLSSTATVTVSITDANDNSPTFSNPTYTAVVLETAPPGTPVITITAKDRDSGRFGTAGIAYQLLGQGAQHFSVDRKSGIITVAPCANPGTSPCLDYEEQTEYFLTYKATDDDGQGQTTSVSLRISLSDANDSPPRFLQDKYRAVIDEGAEKFEPDLKVQARDKDKTSKITYAIVGGDELDLFAIDQDTGEITIKNKGPVDLTNSTHDWIALVIQASDGIFVDSAIVNITIRDVNNNAPVFPHELYTASLPEISPIGTVVEEVTATDADTGINAELVYRIQKGAFDDFTINETTGIVTVFRKLDYDNKNTYHVEVIAFDKGTPSLTGTTTLMINVENSNDKAPYFTPETQRAEVTEDTPIGTVFTTLKATDPDSTNVEALNFAISEPITAIDRNGQQVNDSKSFKDFFAVDRATGQVSVVRSLDRDIAATVSITVVVSDTTAPTLQQGRGTLVVTIIDVNHMAPEFLKPWTRENPRYLIEMQEEQPTGAIVGAFTAIDADSNIAGYAIIPPSPYFNIDNVTGIVRTSQVIDYEETKQLEFTVVAYDSGVPQLSATTKVIVTVININDQDPKFEKELYNASVKENSPPGTHVIVVKATDGDEGPFGEVSYSLIGDHAADFNIGHETGEITVGSAAVLDREITPNITITVMASDDAHINSRRSTTVPVVVKLIDVNDNRPIFTQHSYRASVAENLPVNPPAPILQVRAVDHDEGINGEVWYTIIHGNENESFSLNHETGILYPGAALLGRAGSYRIEVEARDGAGNGPHSDKCYVDIRVTPVNQHKPQFVLPELTNATVEVPENTGVLNYLILTVKAIDRDPGENGRVSYHLKVGNRNIQETEEFSIDQETGELRSKIILDREVKSKFELVLVAADHGTPTAYETLRLLTVQLVDTNDNTPQFYDEYHFQISENRPKDYFVGKVIAEDKDEGRHAKVYYYIEAGNENYAFYIDKSDGSIYTNKSFDRETRDKYVLSILASNDPDIYISPADAGRPLMHNTDHGYVNVTIIILDENDNSPIFERNDYYAGVNSMANVNDFVTKVTASDLDVGDNGTLHYYVASANLYKYGSEKPSGSIVPSPFIVTQDGKLVTSGYMAEYNQDRFIVEVIAKEAAIPERYAMTRVHVWVFEASQLIRVILSRPPEEVNRERDEIVSELSNATQSRVVVDDIRYHVDASGHIRREWCDMYLHVVESKTQTIAPVPQVLKVIDAKYDFLKDYYTGFAIENVVPAYAGVQEEPFDPALAALIALLVVLLVGAVTVTVVCCCLRHWVITVPNDIRKKDGLIKKQIIDELNTTENPLWIEQKLKLYEEQELTMQVFSEPEGGLGTERRGSGVSVGMGDTSQDNTYATIQRPLPTSRHRPTTPDYTTLPGNHNLYESAMGFQGSTFQPSSNVMPQFTLDRDGQPQFVSGSNSSTTKNSR from the exons ATGGGACAGTTAATTATCTTGGCCGCTAAAGAAGATATTTATGCTTCGAATGAGCAG GATGGGTTGAACAATGAGACTACAGGGGTGGAAATCAAGGTGGCAGACATTCAGAACAGTCCACCGGAATTTCTGGACTCGTTAACGGGTGTGGTACGCGAGGACGACCCCATTGGAACCTTGGTCATGACCGTCAAAGCCAGGGATGGCGATAGAGGAATGCCAAGAAAGATGATCTACGAATTAGTTACCA atCCATTCGACTATTTTCTATTGGACGATGAAACAGGTGAGCTGAGAACGGCGAAGCCGTTAAACAGGGAAGCATTAAAGGATTCGACGGGGGTGCTTACCTTGAAGGTGAGGGCACGTGAATTGATCGATGGTATGCCAGGTAACGATAATCTGACAGTCTCTACGGCCGAAGCGACGGTGACAATCAAGGATGTTAACGACGAGCCACCTACTTTTAATCGTCGCGAATACAATATAGAAATTCCTGAGAATGTGCCGAATGGCACGCCTCTGCCTCATTTGGACATGACTGTCAAGGATCCCGATGTG GGCTTGAACTCGGTATTTTCTCTACGTTTAGAAGACATTACGGACGGTGCATTTACCATCGAACCGACTATGGCAACTGGAAGCACTTCCGTGAACATTCGCGTTGCAAATGGTTCGCTAGATTATGAAAATCCCAACCAACGTAAATTCATTATTCTG GTCGTTGCAGAAGAGGTCCATACAGATCCAAAACTTTCCTCCACGGCAACCGTGACTGTCTCTATCACAGATGCAAACGATAATTCACCCACATTCAGTAATCCCACATATACTGCTGTGGTACTGGAAACTGCACCTCCAGGAACACCAGTTATAACGATCACTGCTAAAGATCGTGACAGCGGACG TTTTGGCACAGCTGGAATAGCTTATCAATTGCTTGGACAAGGTGCGCAACATTTTTCTGTTGACCGTAAATCTGGGATCATTACAGTGGCTCCGTGTGCAAATCCTGGAACATCACCCTGTTTAGATTACGAAGAACAAACGGAATATTTTCTCACGTATAAG GCAACGGATGATGATGGCCAGGGACAAACAACTAGTGTTTCATTGCGTATCAGTTTATCAGACGCGAATGATAGCCCACCGCGATTTTTGCAAGACAAGTATCGTGCCGTTATAGACGAAGGAGCTGAAAAATTTGAACCTGATTTGAAAGTGCAAGCccgagataaagataaaacgtCAAAAATTACATATGCAATAGTAGGCGGCGATGAATTAGATCTTTTCGCTATAGATCAAGATACTGGTGAAATtaccataaaaaataaaggtcCAGTCGATTTAACCAATTCAACTCACGATTGGATTGCGCTTGTCATACAGGCAAGTGATGGAATATTTGTCGATTCCGCCattgttaatattacaattcgcGATGTTAATAACAACGCACCTGTATTTCCTCACGAACTTTATACTGCGAGTTTACCAGAAATATCACCGATTG GAACGGTCGTAGAAGAAGTTACAGCGACTGATGCTGATACAGGAATTAATGCAGAACTTGTTTACAGAATTCAAAAAGGAGCTTTTGATGACTTTACCATCAATGAAACGACAGGCATAGTAACAGTGTTTAGGAAACtagattatgataataaaaacacGTATCACGTAGAAGTCATAGCATTCGATAAAG GAACTCCTAGTTTAACCGGTACAACAACGTTGATGATTAACGTTGAAAATAGCAACGACAAAGCGCCTTATTTCACGCCAGAAACTCAAAGAGCTGAAGTTACAGAAGATACTCCTATCGGAACAGTATTTACAACGTTAAAAGCTACAGATCCAGATAGTACCAATGTGGAAGCATTAAATTTTGCTATTTCTGAACCTATTACTGCGATCGATAGAAACGGTCAACAAGTCAATGACAGTAAATCTTTTAAA GATTTTTTCGCTGTTGACCGCGCAACCGGGCAAGTTTCTGTCGTTAGATCGTTGGATCGTGATATTGCAGCAACAGTAAGCATCACTGTAGTTGTCAGTGATACAACTGCACCGACGTTGCAACAAGGAAgag gtACTTTAGTAGTCACAATTATTGATGTTAATCATATGGCACCAGAATTCCTAAAACCATGGACAAGAGAAAATCCacgatatttaatagaaatgcaAGAAGAACAACCAACTGGAGCTATTGTAGGAGCATTTACAGCAATTGATGCAGATAGTAATATAGCAGGATATGCAATTATACCACCAAGtccttattttaatatagataatgtTACAg gaATTGTACGAACAAGCCAAGTTATTGATTATGAAGAAACAAAACAATTGGAGTTTACAGTAGTTGCATATGATTCTGGAGTGCCTCAATTATCTGCAACTACTAAAGTAATTGTtactgtaataaatattaatgatcaaGATCCTAAATTCGAGAAAGAATTGTATAATGCCtctgtaaaagaaaattcaccaCCAGGTACTCATGTTATTGTTGTTAAAGCAACAGATGGAGATGAAGGTCCATTTGGAGAAGTTAGTTATAGCCTTATAGGTGATCATGCTGCTGACTTTAATATTG gcCATGAAACAGGAGAAATTACTGTTGGTAGTGCTGCTGTCCTTGATAGAGAAATAACACCGAATATTACTATAACGGTAATGGCCAGTGATGATGCCCATATAAATTCACGTCGAAGCACTACAGTTCCAGTAGTAGTAAAACTCATTGATGTTAATGATAATCGACCAATATTTACACAACATAGTTATAGAGCTTCGGTTGCTGAAAATCTGCCAGTAAATCCACCTGCACCTATTTTACag gTCAGAGCTGTGGATCATGATGAAGGAATCAATGGAGAAGTTTGGTATACTATAATTcatggaaatgaaaatgaatcatTTTCCTTAAATCATGAAACAGGTATTTTATATCCTGGAGCAGCACTTCTTGGCAGAGCTGGTTCTTACAGAATTGAAGTAGAAGCAAGAGATGGTGCTGGTAATGGTCCACATTCAGATAAATGTTATGTTGATATACGAGTTACACCAGTAAATCAACACAAACCACAATTTGTTCTACCTGAATTAACAAACGCTACTGTTGAAGTACCTGAG aacacAGGTGTTctaaattacttaatattaacCGTGAAAGCGATCGATAGAGATCCTGGAGAAAACGGACGCGTAAGTTATCATTTAAAAGTTggaaatcgaaatattcaagaaacGGAAGAATTTTCTATAGATCAAGAAACAGGTGAATTaagatcgaaaattattcttgatcGTGAAGTAAAAAGCAAATTTGag ctTGTTCTTGTAGCTGCTGATCATGGTACACCAACAGCATATGAAACATTACGCCTACTTACTGTACAATTAGTTGATACAAACGACAATACGCCACaattttatgatgaatatcattttcaaatatcagaAAATCGCCCAAAAGATTACTTTGTAGGAAAAGTAATTGCGGAAGATAAAGATGAAGGAAGACACgcaaaagtatattattatatagaagctg GAAACGaaaattatgcattttatataGACAAATCTGATGGAagcatatatacaaataaatcattcgaTCGTGAAACTCgagataaatatgttttatcgaTACTGGCTTCTAATGAtcctgatatttatataagtccTGCAGATGCAGGTCGACCATTAATGCACAATACGGATCATGGATATGTAAAtgttactataattattttggacGAAAATGATAACTCGCCAATATTTGAACGTAATGATTATTATGCTGGTGTTAATTCAATGGCAAATGTGAACGATTTTGTAACAAAAGTAACAGCATCAGATTTAGATGTTGGAGATAATGGTACACTTCATTATTATGTTGCCAGTGCAAATCTTTACAAATATGGATCAGAAAAACCTAGTGGTTCTATTGTTCCAAGTCCTTTCATTGTAACACAAGATGGTAAACTTGTTACAAGTGGATATATGGCTGAATATAATCAAGATAGGTTCATTGTTGAAGTTATAGCAAAAGAAGCTGCTATTCCAGAAAGATATGCAATGACTAGAGTTCAT GTTTGGGTATTTGAAGCCTCGCAATTAATAAGAGTTATTTTATCAAGACCTCCTGAAGAAGTAAATCGTGAACGTGATGAAATCGTATCAGAATTATCGAATGCAACTCAAAGTAGAGTTGTTGTCGATGATATACGATATCACGTAGATGCATCAGGTCATATTCGTAgagaatg gTGCGACATGTATTTACACGTAGTGGAATCAAAAACTCAAACTATTGCTCCAGTTCCACAAGTACTTAAAGTTATTGATGCAAAATATGATTTcttgaaagattattatactGGTTTTGCTATTGAAAATGTTgtg ccTGCTTATGCTGGAGTACAGGAAGAACCTTTCGATCCTGCATTAGCTGCTTTAATTGCCTTATTGGTAGTTTTATTAGTTGGTGCAGTTACAGTAACAGTAGTTTGTTGTTGTTTACGACATtg gGTAATCACTGTGCCAAATGATATACGAAAAAAAGatggtttaataaaaaaacaaattattgatGAATTAAATACTACAGAAAATCCTTTATGGATTGAACA aaaacttaaattatatgaagaGCAAGAATTAACAATGCAAGTATTTAGTGAACCTGAAGGTGGTCTAGGTACAGAAAGACGTGGAAGTGGTGTAAGTGTTGGTATGGGAGATACATCTCAAGATAACACTTATGCTACTATTCAACGTCCACTACCTACGAGTAGGCATCGTCCTACGACGCCAGATTATACAACGCTTCCAGGAAACCACAAt ctTTACGAATCAGCCATGGGTTTCCAAGGATCAACATTTCAGCCATCTTCGAATGTAATGCCTCAATTTACACTTGATCGTGATGGCCAACCCCAATTCGTTTCAGG TTCGAACTCTTCAACAACGAAGAATTCAAGATGA